The Lycium barbarum isolate Lr01 chromosome 12, ASM1917538v2, whole genome shotgun sequence genome includes a region encoding these proteins:
- the LOC132621229 gene encoding cell cycle checkpoint protein RAD17 isoform X1: MKKSKRNAAIVVLSSDDDDEDLSLKSNFTQPKSKSVSVPRKNPKRVKTVSLSASCPRSSKDGSVFDEMKRFCEEFDDDFTGIKVSAGLGSNNDMWVDKHKPHFLEELAVHKKKVEEVKTWFEERLKAVTDDHNNVLLVAGPSGVGKTVTIHAIASHLGVTIFEWTTPTPTIWSEHLHNSNSGLQYRSKLDEFEGFVERVRKYGLACPTLKGSHASVILLIDDLPLVNGRAAYGRLQRCLKLLVQLVRIPTAIVITNYDKDDSADFSTGCWEELLLSLHSAGACKVNFNPVTVNSVKKTLTTICRKEKREFGADTIELIAKASGGDIRHAITSLQYLCLKPHRRPILPSKERLDNASYLDDVFCLPFGKDENLSLFHALGKFLHNKRESEHTTASDRDAFLLKEKFVRFPLKMDAPEVVLCQAHGQARTLSDFLHENVLDFLSEEAIDDAWLVASYLSDADFLLSSLNGHLSRDYGAENIIQSAAASVAARGVLFGNAHPVSSRWHAIRRPKLWEAEQSSRRNKCQMLSQRGDLYNSLTISDQIVMATEFRPVLKWLGYRASESFQADNMVEDDSDSTCLHENKLDISDDEIEDC, encoded by the exons ATGAAGAAATCCAAGAGGAATGCAGCCATTGTAGTGTTGTCatcagatgatgatgatgaagactTGTCATTGAAGTCCAATTTCACCCAACCCAAATCAAAATCGGTATCTGTTCCAAGGAAGAACCCTAAAAGGGTTAAAACGGTGTCACTTTCGGCCTCATGTCCTCGTTCATCTAAAGATGGTAGTGTCTTCGATGAG ATGAAACGGTTTTGTGAGGAGTTTGATGACGATTTCACAGGCATCAAGGTATCTGCTG GTCTTGGAAGCAACAATGACATGTGGGTTGACAAACATAAGCCTCATTTCCTGGAAGAGCTTGCTGTTCACAAGAAGAAG GTCGAAGAAGTGAAAACATGGTTTGAAGAGAGACTAAAAGCTGTAACG GATGATCATAATAATGTTCTTCTTGTTGCTGGACCTTCTGGTGTTGGAAAAACT GTTACTATCCATGCTATTGCTTCGCATCTTGGTGTCACAATATTCGAATGGACTACGCCTACTCCAACAATTTGGTCAGAACATTTACATAATTCTAATTCAG GGTTACAATACAGGTCAAAACTAGATGAGTTTGAAGGTTTTGTTGAAAGGGTGAGAAAGTATGGATTGGCTTGTCCAACCTTGAAGGGATCGCATGCTTCGGTCATACTCTTAATTGACGATCTTCCTTTGGTAAATGGAAGAGCTGCATATGGAAGGCTTCAAAGGTGTTTGAAGCTTCTTGTGCAGTTAGTCCGCATTCCAACAGCCATAGTGATCACCAACTATGACAAGGATGACTCTGCAGACTTTAGCACAGGCTGCTGGGAAGAACTCCTTTTATCTCTGCATAGTGCTGGTGCTTGTAAG GTCAACTTCAACCCTGTCACTGTCAATTCAGTCAAGAAAACACTTACAACTATATGCAGAAAGGAGAAGCGTGAATTTGGTGCTGATACGATTGAGCTAATAGCGAAAGCGAGTGGAGGTGATATCAGACATGCAATTACTTCTCTGCAGTATCTCTGTCTGAAACCACATAGAAGGCCtattctaccttcaaaagaaagACTGGATAATGCTAGTTATTTGGATGATGTGTTTTGTTTGCCATTTGGAAAAGATGAAAATCTCTCTTTATTCCATGCATTAGGCAAATTTCTACACAACAAAAGAGAAAGTGAGCACACAACTGCCTCAG ATAGAGACGCATTCCTTTTGAAGGAAAAATTTGTGAGATTTCCTCTTAAAATGGATGCTCCAGAAGTTGTTCTTTGTCAAGCACATGGGCAAGCGAGGACTCTTTCTGATTTTCTGCATGAAAATG TTTTAGACTTCCTGAGTGAAGAAGCAATAGATGACGCGTGGCTTGTGGCGTCATATTTAAGCGATGCggattttcttctatcttcaCTTAATGGACATCTATCTAGAGACTATGGAGCTGAGAACATCATACAGTCAGCTGCTGCTTCAGTTGCTGCTAGAGGAGTATTATTTGGGAATGCTCATCCAGTGTCTTCCAG GTGGCATGCTATTCGACGTCCAAAACTGTGGGAGGCTGAACAATCATCACGCCGCAATAAG TGTCAAATGCTGAGTCAGAGGGGTGACTTGTATAATAGCCTAACCATATCGGATCAGATAGTTATGGCAACCGAGTTTAGACCTGTCCTTAAATGGCTTGGATACAGAGCATCTGAAAGTTTCCAAGCAGACAACATGGTTGAAGATGACTCCGATAGCACCTGTTTGCATGAGAATAAGCTGGATATATCAGACGATGAGATAGAAGATTGCTAA
- the LOC132621229 gene encoding cell cycle checkpoint protein RAD17 isoform X2, protein MWVDKHKPHFLEELAVHKKKVEEVKTWFEERLKAVTDDHNNVLLVAGPSGVGKTVTIHAIASHLGVTIFEWTTPTPTIWSEHLHNSNSGLQYRSKLDEFEGFVERVRKYGLACPTLKGSHASVILLIDDLPLVNGRAAYGRLQRCLKLLVQLVRIPTAIVITNYDKDDSADFSTGCWEELLLSLHSAGACKVNFNPVTVNSVKKTLTTICRKEKREFGADTIELIAKASGGDIRHAITSLQYLCLKPHRRPILPSKERLDNASYLDDVFCLPFGKDENLSLFHALGKFLHNKRESEHTTASDRDAFLLKEKFVRFPLKMDAPEVVLCQAHGQARTLSDFLHENVLDFLSEEAIDDAWLVASYLSDADFLLSSLNGHLSRDYGAENIIQSAAASVAARGVLFGNAHPVSSRWHAIRRPKLWEAEQSSRRNKCQMLSQRGDLYNSLTISDQIVMATEFRPVLKWLGYRASESFQADNMVEDDSDSTCLHENKLDISDDEIEDC, encoded by the exons ATGTGGGTTGACAAACATAAGCCTCATTTCCTGGAAGAGCTTGCTGTTCACAAGAAGAAG GTCGAAGAAGTGAAAACATGGTTTGAAGAGAGACTAAAAGCTGTAACG GATGATCATAATAATGTTCTTCTTGTTGCTGGACCTTCTGGTGTTGGAAAAACT GTTACTATCCATGCTATTGCTTCGCATCTTGGTGTCACAATATTCGAATGGACTACGCCTACTCCAACAATTTGGTCAGAACATTTACATAATTCTAATTCAG GGTTACAATACAGGTCAAAACTAGATGAGTTTGAAGGTTTTGTTGAAAGGGTGAGAAAGTATGGATTGGCTTGTCCAACCTTGAAGGGATCGCATGCTTCGGTCATACTCTTAATTGACGATCTTCCTTTGGTAAATGGAAGAGCTGCATATGGAAGGCTTCAAAGGTGTTTGAAGCTTCTTGTGCAGTTAGTCCGCATTCCAACAGCCATAGTGATCACCAACTATGACAAGGATGACTCTGCAGACTTTAGCACAGGCTGCTGGGAAGAACTCCTTTTATCTCTGCATAGTGCTGGTGCTTGTAAG GTCAACTTCAACCCTGTCACTGTCAATTCAGTCAAGAAAACACTTACAACTATATGCAGAAAGGAGAAGCGTGAATTTGGTGCTGATACGATTGAGCTAATAGCGAAAGCGAGTGGAGGTGATATCAGACATGCAATTACTTCTCTGCAGTATCTCTGTCTGAAACCACATAGAAGGCCtattctaccttcaaaagaaagACTGGATAATGCTAGTTATTTGGATGATGTGTTTTGTTTGCCATTTGGAAAAGATGAAAATCTCTCTTTATTCCATGCATTAGGCAAATTTCTACACAACAAAAGAGAAAGTGAGCACACAACTGCCTCAG ATAGAGACGCATTCCTTTTGAAGGAAAAATTTGTGAGATTTCCTCTTAAAATGGATGCTCCAGAAGTTGTTCTTTGTCAAGCACATGGGCAAGCGAGGACTCTTTCTGATTTTCTGCATGAAAATG TTTTAGACTTCCTGAGTGAAGAAGCAATAGATGACGCGTGGCTTGTGGCGTCATATTTAAGCGATGCggattttcttctatcttcaCTTAATGGACATCTATCTAGAGACTATGGAGCTGAGAACATCATACAGTCAGCTGCTGCTTCAGTTGCTGCTAGAGGAGTATTATTTGGGAATGCTCATCCAGTGTCTTCCAG GTGGCATGCTATTCGACGTCCAAAACTGTGGGAGGCTGAACAATCATCACGCCGCAATAAG TGTCAAATGCTGAGTCAGAGGGGTGACTTGTATAATAGCCTAACCATATCGGATCAGATAGTTATGGCAACCGAGTTTAGACCTGTCCTTAAATGGCTTGGATACAGAGCATCTGAAAGTTTCCAAGCAGACAACATGGTTGAAGATGACTCCGATAGCACCTGTTTGCATGAGAATAAGCTGGATATATCAGACGATGAGATAGAAGATTGCTAA
- the LOC132621228 gene encoding protein ALTERED PHOSPHATE STARVATION RESPONSE 1: MGCWYSRLEREELVSRCKARKRYMKQLVKSRQAFSASHSMYLRSLRNTGSALLQFATGETDLHPHKHHLPPLPPSPPRRLTTPPPPPPMSPTSWTTTSTTTSSALPPPPPPPPPPPPPPAASNWDFWDPFVPPPSSSRSVTEEEWDETTVTSEVAVTATVGAASVAAPPSVVSQFSKETATTTTTSELAVVVSTKGKDLVEIIKELDEYFLNAADAGGQLSLLLEVPNCAFSEQRSADKLMSPFSWSFGASSRWNGIGRFCDDPMNKAMNGANNAKASHCSTVERLYAWEKKLYLEVKHAETLKLEHEKKGAHARKLEMKRADYVKTEKAKKEVEKLESQMMVASQAIETTSAEIIKLRESELYPQLVELVKGLMYMWRSMYECHHVQTHIVQQLKYLNTVPSTYPTSELHRQSTLQLELELEQWHLSFCNLVKSHRDYIQSLTGWLRLSLFQLGNNPVHKTDQDNAVYSLCEEWHLAVNNAPDKVASEGINSLLTVIHAIVVQQSEELKQKKKSEMAFKELDKKSSELRSLESKYGPYSIPDSSSTRSKNPVTEKRAKVEAIRAKAEDEKAKYDKAVSVTRAMTLNNLQMGLPHVFQAVTGFANVWTHAFESVYNQAKNTDQVHEMKRILP; encoded by the exons ATGGGTTGCTGGTATTCAAGATTAGAGAGAGAAGAGTTAGTCTCAAGATGCAAGGCTCGAAAGAGGTACATGAAACAGTTAGTTAAATCAAGACAAGCTTTCTCTGCTTCACATTCCATGTACTTACGTTCACTTAGAAACACTGGTTCCGCTTTACTTCAGTTCGCTACCGGAGAAACCGATCTCCACCCACACAAGCACCACTTACCACCACTTCCTCCGTCACCACCACGGCGTCtcaccaccccacccccaccacccccaATGAGCCCCACATCCTGGACAACCACCTCAACCACCACTTCCTCCGCcctaccaccaccaccacctccgCCGCCTCCACCACCGCCGCCTCCGGCAGCATCAAACTGGGATTTCTGGGACCCATTTGTGCCGCCACCGTCATCTTCAAGATCAGTTACGGAGGAAGAATGGGATGAGACGACTGTTACGTCTGAGGTGGCAGTTACCGCCACGGTTGGGGCGGCGAGTGTGGCGGCGCCGCCGTCTGTGGTGAGTCAGTTTAGTAAAGAGActgctactactactactactagtgAGCTGGCGGTGGTGGTGTCTACTAAAGGGAAAGACTTGGTGGAGATTATTAAAGAGCTTGATGAGTACTTTCTTAATGCTGCTGATGCTGGTGGACAACTCTCATTGCTTTTGGAAGTTCCTAATTGTGCTTTTTCTGAACAAAGATCTGCAG ATAAGTTGATGAGTCCATTTTCATGGTCGTTTGGTGCAAGTTCAAGATGGAATGGAATTGGCAGATTTTGTGATGATCCTATGAACAAAGCTATGAATGGGGCTAACAATGCTAAAGCTTCGCATTGTTCTACAGTGGAGAGATTATATGCTTGGGAGAAAAAACTCTATCTCGAGGTCAAG CATGCTGAAACATTAAAATTGGAGCATGAGAAAAAGGGAGCCCACGCGAGGAAGCTAGAGATGAAGAGGGCTGATTATGTGAAGACTGAGAAAGCTAAGAAGGAAGTGGAGAAGTTAGAATCACAAATGATGGTTGCTTCACAAGCTATTGAGACCACATCAGCTGAAATCATCAAATTAAGGGAGTCAGAGCTCTATCCACAACTCGTTGAACTGGTCAAAGG ATTGATGTACATGTGGAGAAGCATGTATGAGTGCCATCACGTTCAAACGCACATAGTTCAGCAGCTGAAGTATCTCAATACCGTGCCATCAACTTATCCTACCTCTGAGCTTCATCGACAATCAACACTACAACTTGAGCTTGAACTGGAACAATGGCACCTATCTTTTTGCAACCTAGTGAAATCTCACCGCGATTATATTCAGTCCCTTACTGGCTGGCTCCGTCTTAGCCTCTTCCAACTTGGCAACAATCCAGTACATAAGACTGACCAGGACAACGCAGTTTACTCCCTTTGTGAAGAGTGGCATCTTGCAGTTAACAATGCTCCAGACAAAGTAGCATCGGAAGGAATCAACAGTCTACTAACTGTTATCCATGCCATTGTGGTGCAGCAATCAGAAGAGCTCAAGCAAAAAAAGAAGTCGGAGATGGCATTTAAAGAGCTTGACAAGAAGTCTTCCGAGCTTCGGTCATTAGAGTCCAAGTATGGCCCATATTCTATACCTGATTCCTCTAGTACAAGAAGCAAGAACCCTGTAACCGAAAAACGAGCTAAGGTGGAGGCAATAAGAGCAAAAGCCGAGGATGAGAAGGCCAAGTATGACAAAGCGGTGAGTGTAACGAGGGCAATGACATTGAACAATCTACAAATGGGGTTGCCACATGTTTTTCAGGCTGTGACGGGTTTTGCCAATGTGTGGACACATGCATTTGAGTCGGTATATAATCAAGCAAAAAATACTGATCAGGTTCATGAAATGAAGAGGATTTTACCTTGA